In Aureibaculum algae, the following are encoded in one genomic region:
- a CDS encoding sugar porter family MFS transporter has product MKKRIFFYTFVAALGGLLFGYDTAVINGALPFFTDYFQLTNSMQGWAVSSALIGCIVGAFFIGRLGDKYGRRSMLRVMALFFLISAIGSGLADSLTIFVVYRFLGGMAIGGASVLSPMYITEIAPPKYRGRLTITFQLSIVLGILVAFYADYLLLDIGENNWRWMFASEAIPAFLFFGLLFFVGRSPRWLIAKGKLAEAREVIISVNNVADVESTFTEIKESINTDEVESGKILLQKPYFKLVIIGILIGMFNQFTGINIVMYYATDIFRTAGFSTESAIGQTVLIGITNLVFTLIAMQLIDKIGRKILLLIGSIGMALFLGIFSFFFLTGTMNFVLVICLIGFVAFFAASQGAVIWVLFSEMFPNNIRSRGVAIGTFSHWFFNGLTSFLFPIVAGAFTNGMGTGYIFAFYALATLTSYFFYKKYLIETKGKSLEQIEKELFKNETK; this is encoded by the coding sequence ATGAAGAAGAGAATCTTTTTTTACACATTCGTTGCAGCTCTAGGGGGCTTGTTATTTGGATATGATACCGCAGTAATAAATGGGGCTCTTCCATTTTTTACGGATTATTTTCAATTAACAAACTCAATGCAAGGATGGGCTGTAAGTTCTGCATTAATAGGTTGTATCGTTGGAGCTTTTTTTATTGGTCGCTTAGGTGATAAATATGGAAGACGAAGTATGCTAAGGGTTATGGCTTTATTCTTTCTAATTTCGGCAATTGGATCAGGTTTAGCAGATAGTTTAACAATATTTGTTGTCTATAGATTTTTAGGAGGTATGGCTATTGGTGGTGCATCGGTACTTTCACCAATGTACATTACTGAAATTGCACCACCAAAATATAGAGGAAGGCTTACAATTACATTTCAACTTTCAATAGTTTTAGGGATTTTAGTAGCATTTTACGCAGATTATTTATTGTTAGATATAGGTGAAAATAACTGGCGTTGGATGTTTGCTTCCGAAGCGATACCAGCATTTTTGTTTTTCGGGTTACTATTTTTTGTTGGTAGAAGCCCACGTTGGTTAATTGCAAAAGGAAAATTGGCAGAGGCAAGAGAAGTTATTATAAGTGTAAATAATGTTGCTGATGTAGAAAGTACTTTTACAGAAATAAAAGAATCTATTAATACGGATGAAGTTGAAAGCGGTAAAATATTACTTCAAAAACCCTATTTTAAATTGGTAATTATTGGGATTCTTATTGGGATGTTCAACCAATTTACAGGAATTAATATTGTAATGTATTATGCTACAGATATTTTTAGAACTGCAGGTTTCTCTACGGAATCAGCTATTGGTCAAACTGTTTTAATTGGGATTACAAACTTAGTATTTACCTTAATTGCAATGCAATTAATAGATAAAATAGGACGAAAAATCTTACTACTTATTGGCTCTATTGGAATGGCATTATTTTTAGGAATCTTTTCATTTTTCTTCTTAACTGGAACTATGAATTTTGTCCTAGTAATTTGTTTAATCGGTTTTGTTGCATTTTTTGCAGCTTCTCAAGGTGCTGTAATTTGGGTGTTATTTTCTGAGATGTTTCCAAATAATATTAGATCAAGAGGGGTTGCAATAGGTACATTTTCACATTGGTTTTTTAACGGGTTAACATCGTTTTTGTTTCCAATTGTAGCTGGTGCCTTTACAAATGGAATGGGAACAGGTTACATTTTTGCATTTTATGCTTTAGCAACATTAACAAGTTATTTCTTTTATAAAAAATATCTTATTGAAACGAAAGGAAAATCATTAGAGCAGATAGAAAAAGAATTGTTTAAAAATGAAACTAAATAA
- a CDS encoding cupin domain-containing protein, with protein MSLIESYSVKEAGFNPFLIREGWQIAQLNFFEEQHINNINKMEVHHDTDEVFILLEGKAVLISGAIKDNVIKFSADIVKPYVVYNVPKNVWHNIAMEEGCKLLIVEKSGTHINDVEYMPLNIAQINDLKIEAKKY; from the coding sequence ATGAGTTTAATAGAATCTTATTCAGTAAAAGAAGCTGGTTTTAATCCCTTTTTAATTAGAGAAGGGTGGCAGATTGCTCAACTCAACTTTTTTGAAGAACAGCATATAAATAATATAAATAAAATGGAAGTTCATCATGATACAGATGAGGTTTTTATTTTATTGGAAGGAAAAGCAGTTTTAATTTCAGGTGCAATTAAAGATAATGTTATAAAATTTTCAGCAGATATAGTGAAACCTTATGTTGTGTATAATGTGCCTAAAAATGTATGGCATAATATAGCCATGGAAGAAGGATGTAAATTACTAATTGTAGAAAAATCTGGTACACATATTAATGATGTTGAGTATATGCCATTAAATATTGCACAGATAAATGATTTAAAAATTGAAGCTAAAAAATATTAA